Below is a window of Candidatus Viadribacter manganicus DNA.
GGCGTTGCTGAATTCGGCTCTTCCACTTCCGGCGTCATGAAGTGCCCGTGCAGCGCGGCGATTGGCTGCGTACGTTCACCTTGCCAGGCTTCGGCCTGAACGTTCGCGATCCGGCGTCCAATCTTTACAACGCGCGCTCGCGCGTAAGTATCGACGGGCTTGCCAGAGCGCAGATAGTCGATGCTGATATCGACCGTCTTTGGAAATTTGTCGCTCTTCGAGGCAATCGCTAGCTGCGTCAGCGCCGTTACCTCTAATAACGCGCCGACAACGCCGCCATGCAATGCAGGCAACAGCGGATTGCCAACAAGATGATGGCTGAACGGCATGATCAATGTCAGCTCATCGCCTTTGAGCTCAGCGCGAATGCCAAGAAAGCGCGCGTATGGGATGCGCGTGATCGCTGCGGTGACGCGCTGTTGCGGCGTGTCGCTCATTTCTTTTTTCGCAGGTTCGCGCCGAATTTCCGGCCGCCGTTCGAATTGACCATGAACGCCGCCACCACGTGCGCGATCGGATTGTTCGGCGTCTCATCGTAGGCAGTGGCCCGCACGAATGCGACGCTTCTGCCCAGCTTGTAGCAATGCGCTTGCGCCAGCACATCGCGCTGCGGCGTAGCTGGGCGCATGTAGTCGATGCGGAGGTCGATGGTCGCCACCGTGGTCGGCTGCTCCATCGCCGCAACCGCAGCCGTGCCGCAGAGCGTATCCAGGAACGTCGTGATTACACCGCCGGCGATCACGCCGGTTTCCGGATCGCCAATGAGCTCCTCGCGATAGGGCACAAGCCCCCAAACCCGCGCCGGCTCGATCCGACTCACCTGCATGCCCAGCGCCGCCGCTTGTGGCGTAAACTGGATCATGGCGCGGACGCGCTGTAGCGGGTCGTCACTCGACGCATAAGAGGTGGGCTCATCGCTCATCCCACGGTGCTAGCAGTGCTGGGCGCCCGCCGCCATTGTCTCAAATTGACGTTTCGTCACTTTTGTGACGCTATGCATTGCGAACGGGTCATCTGGGGAAAGCGATGAGCGAGACGGCGGACATCGAGCCGATCGGCAAACGCGAGAAGACCAAGGTGGCCAACCGGCAGGCCATCCTTGTGGCTGCGCGCGCCGTCTTCGCTGAGCTCGGCTACGAAGCCGCGACCGTCCGCGACATCATCCGCGGCACAGACCTCGCGAGCGGCACCTTCTACAATTACTTCAAGTCCAAGGAAGAAGTGTTCGATGCGCTGGCCGATGATGGCGCGCGACGCTTCCGGCCGATCCTGCGCATGGCGCGCGAGAACGCCGAAAGCTTCGAAGACTATCTCCACTCCGCTTTCGTCGCGTACTTGCATTTCATCGTGCAGGACAACCAGCTTGAGGGGCGCCCGATCCAAGAGCGCCGCCCGCACATCATCCGCATGGACACGCCCGAGATGGTCGCTGTTTACCAGGAAGTGCGCCAAAGCCTCGAAGACGCGATCGCCCACGGCGATGCGCCGCGCGTAGACGCTGATTATCTGGCTTGCGCCTGCATCGGCATCGCGCAAGAGGTTGGGTCGGCCATGTTGCGCCGTTCGCCGCAGGATATTGACGCTGCGGCAAACTTTGTAACTGGCCTTCTCTTGAAGGGCCTCGAAGGCGCGGCCCAAAAAACTTGATCTAGGAGCACTGATTGTCCTGGCTGCGCAAAGCGCTCGTGCATCTTGCTTTGTCGCGTTCCGACGAAGCGTTGATCAAAGCTTCGGGCGGCGAACCACGCACGGTTCGCGGCATGACGCTCGATCCACGCATGCAATTCCTGGAAGCGCAGTCGCGCCAGCGCGCGGTGCCGTGGGACAAGATGACTGTCGCTATCTTGCGCGCGCAGACCGACGGTGGCGCTGAGATATTCGGCGGCGGTAAAGTTCCGGGCGTCCGCATCGAGAAACTCTACGTCACCGGGCGCAGCCATTCGGTGCCGTGCCGCCTCTATCTGCCGACCGTGCGCGACAATTCCGCGGCGATGATGGTCTATCTGCATTTCGGTGGCGGCGTCATCGGCTCGCTCGAAAGCTGCAATCGTCTGTGTGCGTTGATCGCCAAGGAAGCCGGCGCGCCGGTTATCTCGGTCGATTATCGACTGGCGCCCGAGTTCAAATATCCGATCGGTCTTGAAGACTGCATCGCTGTTTATAATTGGGCCGTCGACAACGCCGCGCGCTATGGCGCGCCGGTCGGCAAAGCTGCCATCGGCGGCGATTCCATGGGCGGTTTGTTTTCGGCGATCATCGCGCAGGAGATGCGCAAGGCGAAGGCGCCAGTGCTGCAGCTGCTCATTTACCCTGGGATCGACTTCGTCTCAGACACGCCTTCAATGCACGAATTCGCTGATGCTTGGCCACTCACTGCCGAGACGCTCGATTTCTTCGTGAAGCAATATCTCCCCGACAATGCCGATCCCAGCGATCCGCGCGTGTCGCCGGGGCGCGCGCAAGATTTGCGCGGCGTTGCGCCGGCTCTGATTTATGGCGCCGGCTTTGATATGCTGCTGGATCAAGGCGTCGCTTATGGCGAACGCCTGACCGAAGCGGGCGTGAAGGTTGCGTACACGCGCTTCGATTCACTGCCGCACGGCTTCGTCGCATTTCCTTCGGCCGCTCCGGCCGCCGAAGCCGCCATCAAGCAGATCGCCCGCGAGACTGCCGCTGCGCTGAAAGGCAATCGCTAAATGACAACTTCTCCCGGCACTGCAACCAACACGTCGGGAGGGGGAGCCGGAAGCAAGATCAGTCGCAGCGCCTGGAGTTGGGCGCTGTTCGAATGGGCGCGCAATCCGTGGGTGTTGCTCGGCACCATCTATGTGTTCGCGCCGTACGTTTCGAACGTCGTCATCGGCGATCCCATTCGCGGCCAGGAACTCATCTCCGGCTGGCACAAGACTGCTGGCATCATCATCGCGCTCACTGCGCCGTTCCTCGGCGCCGCCACCGATCGTATGGGGCGCCGCAAGCCTTTGCTCGCTGCATTCACGCTGGCGCTTGCGCTTGCGATCCTCGTGCAATGGTGGGCTGTGCCGGGTGAGGGCGGCCTGCCGATTTGGGCGCTTGGCCTTGCGGTCACCATCAGCGGCATCGCGTTCGTCTACACCGAGGTGTTGCACAACGCGATGTTGACGCGCGCCACGCCAGCGCCGCTGCTGTCGCAGGTTTCCGGCTGGGGCCTCGCGCTCGGCAATGCCGGCTCGCTGTTTCTGCTCGTGTTCGTCCTCGTCACCATGGCGCTGCCGGGACAGGTCGATCTGCCGTTCCTGCCCGACGCACCATTGTTCGGACTCGATCCAACGAAGTTCGAACCAAGTCGCGTCGTCACATTGCTCTGTGCGGGCTGGCTCATCATCTTCGCCGTTCCGCTATTTCTCTACACGCCTGATCTTGTCACCACCGGCGAACGCTTCGGCGACGCCATGAAAAATGGCGTCGGCAACGTCATCTCCACCATTGGCAAGCTCAGCCACTACCGCAATGTTGCGCTCTTCCTCATCGCCCGGATGCTCTACGCCGATGGCAAGACCGCCGTGCTCATTTTCAGCGGCATCTACGCGGCCGGGACGATGGGTTGGGGGCTTATCGAGATGCTCGCCTACGGCATCATCTTGACGATCTTCGCGGTTCCCGGCGGCATCATCAGTGGCTGGCTCGATCACAGCATCGGTCCAAAGCGCGCTGTCGTGATCGAGATCGGCGTCACATTCATCTGCCTCGTGGCGATGGTGTCGATGACGCCAACATCGATCCTCTTTGTCTTCCCGGTCGATCCCAACGCTGTTTTATCCTCG
It encodes the following:
- a CDS encoding PaaI family thioesterase, which gives rise to MSDTPQQRVTAAITRIPYARFLGIRAELKGDELTLIMPFSHHLVGNPLLPALHGGVVGALLEVTALTQLAIASKSDKFPKTVDISIDYLRSGKPVDTYARARVVKIGRRIANVQAEAWQGERTQPIAALHGHFMTPEVEEPNSATPEVSASPLESAPAANVASETANATASAQTKKPVSEPPK
- a CDS encoding PaaI family thioesterase, translating into MSDEPTSYASSDDPLQRVRAMIQFTPQAAALGMQVSRIEPARVWGLVPYREELIGDPETGVIAGGVITTFLDTLCGTAAVAAMEQPTTVATIDLRIDYMRPATPQRDVLAQAHCYKLGRSVAFVRATAYDETPNNPIAHVVAAFMVNSNGGRKFGANLRKKK
- a CDS encoding TetR/AcrR family transcriptional regulator — translated: MSETADIEPIGKREKTKVANRQAILVAARAVFAELGYEAATVRDIIRGTDLASGTFYNYFKSKEEVFDALADDGARRFRPILRMARENAESFEDYLHSAFVAYLHFIVQDNQLEGRPIQERRPHIIRMDTPEMVAVYQEVRQSLEDAIAHGDAPRVDADYLACACIGIAQEVGSAMLRRSPQDIDAAANFVTGLLLKGLEGAAQKT
- a CDS encoding alpha/beta hydrolase is translated as MSWLRKALVHLALSRSDEALIKASGGEPRTVRGMTLDPRMQFLEAQSRQRAVPWDKMTVAILRAQTDGGAEIFGGGKVPGVRIEKLYVTGRSHSVPCRLYLPTVRDNSAAMMVYLHFGGGVIGSLESCNRLCALIAKEAGAPVISVDYRLAPEFKYPIGLEDCIAVYNWAVDNAARYGAPVGKAAIGGDSMGGLFSAIIAQEMRKAKAPVLQLLIYPGIDFVSDTPSMHEFADAWPLTAETLDFFVKQYLPDNADPSDPRVSPGRAQDLRGVAPALIYGAGFDMLLDQGVAYGERLTEAGVKVAYTRFDSLPHGFVAFPSAAPAAEAAIKQIARETAAALKGNR
- a CDS encoding MFS transporter, which produces MTTSPGTATNTSGGGAGSKISRSAWSWALFEWARNPWVLLGTIYVFAPYVSNVVIGDPIRGQELISGWHKTAGIIIALTAPFLGAATDRMGRRKPLLAAFTLALALAILVQWWAVPGEGGLPIWALGLAVTISGIAFVYTEVLHNAMLTRATPAPLLSQVSGWGLALGNAGSLFLLVFVLVTMALPGQVDLPFLPDAPLFGLDPTKFEPSRVVTLLCAGWLIIFAVPLFLYTPDLVTTGERFGDAMKNGVGNVISTIGKLSHYRNVALFLIARMLYADGKTAVLIFSGIYAAGTMGWGLIEMLAYGIILTIFAVPGGIISGWLDHSIGPKRAVVIEIGVTFICLVAMVSMTPTSILFVFPVDPNAVLSSSPMFNTLPEVAYMGFAIVIAMSITAAYASSRALMARLAPEGMEGEVFGLYALSGSATAWLGPLLVEHFTASYESQRIGFGSISILLVAGFLLLLFVKAPPQLKADAAV